In Aegilops tauschii subsp. strangulata cultivar AL8/78 chromosome 3, Aet v6.0, whole genome shotgun sequence, one genomic interval encodes:
- the LOC120976893 gene encoding uncharacterized protein: protein MLRSLAQMQMARGLGVQLAPPALAELGRVGVIINLGSILADIAPFFVVILSTDWKQVDKFFSIKSSVTSAVMNFLVLSHVLFVNKNEDQHRDVVFVSVVGLVTAAVYSLMLLTHRVVMKKSHFGRELMCLILLFFLGGLLVVLGGIFVDYQGTGLIINGLGITVVLVLNALTVIPILTGKGFPDDDTLAYTVSMSMLNTFDSMFFVMYAHFLGLFGSFLSVGSLLNVLSGVVLFLLLTVPALRKGLRKVKNWCQSCAASCGGFFRLIRFIISFGRHGRND from the exons ATGTTACGTTCTCTTGCTCAAATGCAGATGGCTAGAGGCCTAGGTGTGCAGTTGGCTCCTCCAGCGCTGGCTGAGCTGGGGCGCGTCGGAGTGATAATCAATTTGGGATCCATTCTGGCTGATATTGCCCCATT TTTTGTGGTGATCCTTTCAACCGATTGGAAGCAAGTGGACAAATTCTTCAGTATTAAATCCTCCGTGACTAGTGCTGTTATGAATTTCTTGGTGCTTTCTCATGTTCTTTTTGTGAACAAAAATGAAGATCAACACCGTGATGTTGTGTTTGTGAGTGTGGTTGGATTGGTTACTGCTGCTGTTTATTCTCTCATGCTCCTGACCCACCGTGTGGTAATGAAAAAGAGCCATTTTGGCCGCGAGTTG ATGTGTCTTATCTTACTTTTCTTTCTTGGCGGTTTACTGGTGGTATTGGGTGGTATCTTTGTTGACTATCAAGGCACTGGGCTCATCATAAATGGGTTAGGGATTACTGTGGTTCTTGTCCTGAATGCACTCACTGTGATTCCTATT CTGACTGGTAAGGGATTCCCTGACGATGATACCCTGGCATATACAGTGTCTATGTCCATGCTGAACACCTTCGATTCCATGTTTTTTGTGATGTATGCCCATTTTCTTGGATTGTTTGGGTCATTTCTATCG GTGGGCAGTCTTCTGAATGTTTTGAGTGGGGTGGTACTGTTTCTCCTGTTGACTGTGCCTGCACTGCGGAAGGGGCTACGGAAGGTCAAGAACTGGTGTCAGTCATGCGCCGCAAGCTGCGGCGGCTTCTTTCGGCTCATCCGTTTCATTATCAGCTTTGGTCGCCACGGCAGGAACGACTGA